One Candidatus Ornithobacterium hominis genomic region harbors:
- a CDS encoding LamG-like jellyroll fold domain-containing protein, with the protein MKMINNIIYSLVFALFYSVMACQDDLPSPQDAKATVAYIDEFQNKETIRFSVNDNGGSTSLTPRISQLSNGEAYIIIEASQKVLDDYNAKNNANYKMLPEHVYNLVNTKTGEKGKSLKVNLENNDFGANIRVEVGDMLDKEGNKLPVADSYAVPVALSSASADRYIKTSDSRTGILILDREFTTGVLRLKGRLGAYMIDEANDIKFSDFTAQISFKIDDNGNGRIRENTGLLYPNSRTSNGSFYQTLYGNGLTLFTTAGGKVGLNQPEFEEFKFEPNKWYHLSISFKVENEIPYFRLYLNGKLAYSGPWTGKIEDWGYVYMGNSSFSGYIRELRLWNKALTESEINSTLYFANPDDENLVLYMPLNDVTKFENVATKTKGLYTYKLGSGANSGNTDFNSIETFP; encoded by the coding sequence ATGAAGATGATAAATAATATAATATATTCCTTGGTCTTCGCACTATTTTATAGTGTGATGGCTTGTCAGGATGATCTCCCTTCACCCCAAGATGCTAAAGCTACAGTGGCTTACATAGATGAGTTTCAGAATAAAGAAACAATAAGATTCTCTGTAAATGACAACGGTGGGTCTACCAGCCTTACGCCTAGAATTTCACAGCTGAGTAATGGAGAAGCTTACATCATAATAGAAGCCTCTCAAAAAGTTTTAGACGACTACAACGCTAAAAATAATGCAAATTATAAAATGCTTCCTGAGCATGTCTATAATTTAGTGAATACCAAAACAGGTGAAAAAGGAAAGTCACTCAAAGTGAATTTAGAGAATAATGATTTTGGAGCCAATATTCGTGTAGAGGTTGGGGATATGCTAGATAAAGAAGGGAACAAATTACCCGTAGCTGATAGCTATGCAGTCCCTGTAGCTTTATCAAGCGCTTCTGCAGATCGGTATATTAAAACTTCAGATTCTAGAACAGGTATTCTTATTTTAGACCGAGAATTTACTACAGGGGTTTTGCGTCTTAAAGGAAGACTTGGAGCTTATATGATAGATGAAGCTAATGACATAAAGTTTAGTGACTTTACTGCTCAAATTTCTTTCAAAATAGACGATAATGGAAATGGAAGAATTAGAGAAAATACAGGTTTACTGTATCCTAATTCTAGAACCTCAAACGGGAGTTTCTACCAAACTCTATACGGCAATGGTTTGACCTTATTTACTACCGCAGGAGGAAAAGTTGGACTAAATCAGCCTGAGTTTGAAGAATTTAAATTCGAACCTAATAAATGGTATCATCTTTCCATCTCATTTAAGGTAGAAAATGAAATTCCATACTTCCGTTTATACCTCAATGGTAAATTAGCTTATAGCGGCCCATGGACTGGGAAAATTGAAGACTGGGGTTATGTCTATATGGGAAACAGTAGTTTCAGCGGCTACATTAGAGAACTTAGACTTTGGAACAAAGCTTTGACAGAATCTGAAATCAATAGTACGCTCTATTTTGCAAATCCTGATGATGAAAATCTAGTACTTTATATGCCTTTGAATGATGTTACTAAATTTGAAAATGTAGCAACAAAAACCAAAGGTCTTTACACTTACAAATTAGGTAGTGGCGCAAACAGTGGTAACACTGATTTTAATTCAATAGAAACCTTCCCTTAA
- a CDS encoding DUF1735 and LamG domain-containing protein, producing the protein MKKIINLKINLLAIALFFSAMACQDELPSPQDAKVSVAYIDELQNTDAVRFSVKDNGGSTSFTPRISNLSKGSAFLKVETPQEVLDAYNKKNNSKYQMLPANAFNLINTKTGEKGKSLTLHLDKNDFGRNIKVEVGEMVDAQGKKLPVSTQYAIPIALTEASSDGYVNTQIAKTGLLLLDREFKSSVLRAKRAGAHRDIRIRLKDVSKAVDYENWTAQFSVRFAQMNESAGLVWPNASKGGNLYQIMYGARLTLFTTAGGKVGYNQPEFDSFKFETNKWYHFAIVFEMINNIPYFKQYVNGKLAYSGPWTGKIDWSTGFAFASTTFDGYMRELRFWDRALSLSEINSTTYFADPSAEGLVIYMPLNEETQFENVATKTKGNYEVIFTGDKDLLSFDNEFIFP; encoded by the coding sequence ATGAAGAAAATCATAAACTTAAAAATAAATCTTTTAGCCATTGCACTTTTCTTTAGTGCAATGGCTTGTCAAGATGAACTTCCATCTCCCCAAGACGCTAAAGTTAGCGTTGCCTATATTGATGAGTTACAGAATACAGACGCTGTACGATTCTCGGTAAAAGACAATGGTGGTTCTACCAGCTTTACGCCCAGAATCTCAAACCTGAGCAAAGGCTCGGCTTTTCTCAAAGTAGAAACGCCACAAGAAGTTTTGGATGCTTATAACAAGAAAAACAATTCTAAATATCAAATGCTGCCCGCCAATGCTTTTAACCTCATCAATACCAAAACAGGTGAGAAAGGAAAATCTTTGACCCTTCATTTAGATAAAAATGATTTTGGTAGGAACATCAAAGTTGAGGTTGGCGAGATGGTAGATGCACAAGGAAAGAAGCTACCCGTTTCTACACAATATGCCATTCCCATTGCTTTGACAGAGGCTTCATCAGACGGCTATGTTAATACTCAAATTGCTAAAACAGGACTTTTGCTACTAGACAGAGAGTTTAAATCCAGCGTTTTAAGGGCAAAAAGAGCAGGTGCCCATAGAGATATTAGAATTAGGCTGAAAGATGTGTCTAAAGCAGTTGATTATGAGAATTGGACAGCACAATTCTCCGTGAGATTTGCTCAAATGAACGAGAGTGCTGGCTTAGTTTGGCCCAACGCCTCAAAGGGAGGGAATCTTTACCAAATTATGTATGGTGCAAGACTAACTTTATTTACCACTGCAGGTGGAAAAGTGGGCTACAATCAGCCAGAATTTGATAGTTTTAAATTTGAAACCAACAAATGGTATCACTTCGCTATTGTTTTTGAAATGATTAATAATATTCCCTACTTCAAGCAATATGTAAATGGTAAATTAGCATATAGCGGACCGTGGACAGGTAAAATTGATTGGTCAACAGGCTTTGCTTTTGCTAGTACAACTTTTGATGGCTATATGAGAGAATTGCGTTTCTGGGACAGAGCTCTATCTCTATCAGAAATCAATAGCACTACTTACTTTGCAGACCCATCTGCCGAGGGATTGGTGATATATATGCCACTAAACGAAGAAACACAATTTGAGAATGTTGCTACAAAAACCAAAGGAAATTACGAAGTAATATTTACAGGAGATAAAGACTTATTAAGTTTTGATAATGAATTTATATTTCCCTAA
- a CDS encoding BT_3987 domain-containing protein — translation MKKNILKYACIALLPTLAINNSCNDDEIVVDRFDGSYTPEKPTKGERNNPPPVNLLDTYAFFTETSSNQSIKKKVKKNSVEIQDLENISFDIFLNKEAEKELPYSLEIDNEWLSSKGLKALPSDAYELNYNNKFELNQKQNKITINFKEEIFKTLEKGLYTLPLKPVFEDSEVKHLAGNDRFMLEVNLLIQRLPDGNNIDNSDTKTEIEGTYSNSEITFSSPNNRNNLDKLNDGNAVWYTNSGNDILIAKIPGPDEIIGIKLLTYYSNDDDSYRRYSLKQVKIESANGDDDEYVEQGVFIDSDYDQEDLYIKFSEPIEVDRIRFSDFLSHTGTREIVTIVGVEFIYAN, via the coding sequence ATGAAAAAAAATATATTAAAATACGCTTGCATCGCATTATTACCTACATTGGCTATCAATAACAGCTGTAATGATGATGAAATTGTCGTCGACCGATTTGACGGCTCATATACACCTGAAAAACCAACCAAAGGAGAAAGAAACAACCCCCCACCTGTTAATTTATTAGACACGTATGCTTTTTTTACAGAAACATCTAGTAATCAATCTATAAAAAAGAAAGTCAAAAAAAATAGTGTTGAAATTCAAGATTTGGAAAACATTTCGTTTGATATTTTCCTGAATAAAGAAGCAGAAAAAGAACTGCCTTATAGTTTAGAAATTGACAATGAGTGGCTATCATCAAAAGGTTTAAAGGCTTTACCTAGTGACGCTTATGAATTGAATTACAATAATAAATTTGAATTAAACCAAAAACAAAACAAAATTACAATCAACTTCAAAGAAGAGATTTTTAAAACCCTAGAAAAGGGCTTATATACGTTGCCTTTAAAGCCCGTATTTGAAGATTCCGAAGTTAAGCATTTAGCTGGGAACGATAGATTTATGCTTGAAGTAAATCTTCTTATACAAAGACTTCCTGATGGGAATAATATCGATAATAGCGATACTAAAACTGAAATTGAAGGTACTTATTCTAATTCAGAAATCACCTTTAGCTCTCCTAATAACAGAAATAATTTAGATAAGTTAAACGATGGAAATGCAGTATGGTATACCAATTCAGGAAATGACATCTTAATTGCAAAAATTCCAGGACCAGATGAAATCATAGGAATTAAATTGTTAACTTATTATAGTAACGATGATGATTCTTATCGAAGATATTCATTAAAACAAGTGAAAATAGAATCTGCTAATGGGGATGATGATGAATATGTGGAGCAAGGTGTTTTTATAGATTCTGACTATGATCAAGAGGATCTTTATATTAAATTCTCAGAACCTATAGAAGTAGACAGAATAAGATTCTCCGATTTCTTAAGTCACACTGGTACACGTGAGATTGTTACGATAGTAGGAGTAGAATTTATTTATGCCAATTAA
- a CDS encoding PepSY-like domain-containing protein — protein sequence MKNLAIVILTAIFFFTGINANAQESIITKERLPQKAQKFISDNYSKSTVDYVVMDKEFLSVDYKVRFTDGSEIEFNSDGEWVEVDGKRSPISTGFIAKGILSYVKQNFPNAQIIKIEKSRLGKQEVKLSNGMELEFNSKGKFIRFD from the coding sequence ATGAAAAATTTAGCAATTGTAATTTTAACGGCAATTTTCTTTTTTACAGGAATTAATGCAAATGCCCAGGAATCAATCATTACTAAAGAAAGATTACCTCAAAAGGCTCAGAAATTCATCTCAGATAATTACTCAAAAAGCACGGTAGATTATGTGGTGATGGATAAAGAGTTTCTTTCTGTTGATTATAAAGTAAGATTTACGGATGGTTCAGAAATTGAATTTAACTCAGACGGCGAATGGGTAGAAGTTGATGGGAAAAGATCGCCTATTTCAACAGGATTTATAGCCAAAGGTATCCTCAGTTATGTGAAACAAAACTTCCCCAATGCTCAAATCATAAAAATTGAAAAAAGCCGTTTGGGAAAACAGGAAGTGAAACTTTCAAACGGAATGGAACTTGAATTTAATAGCAAAGGGAAATTCATAAGATTTGATTGA
- a CDS encoding peptide MFS transporter, whose protein sequence is MNNFGIAKGHPNGLMTLFFSEMWERVCYYGMRVLLTLYLVKSLMKGDAEAALIYGAYTGLVYAAPILGGQMADKYLGYKNAVLLGAILMAIGEFLILGGTEHFLLIGMGALIVGNGYFKANISTIVGKLYEDDDPRRDSGFTIFYIGINIGALIATTLIAYIGETYGFKYGFALAGLGMLLGLFIFWSGRKSFAAAEGLEITPEGKEKLGGILTKAQLVVIASLLLIPVCYFLILQNSWMDYILISLFILIVISMVRAGIKADAENNVKIWKDRMIALIIFMVINIAFWACFEQAGTSLTLFADRNVDRNIFGWEMPASMTQFFNPFFIITFGSIFSVMWVKLSEIGRNPSIPLKFAFGVIQLALGFLVTIIGLQFVNSDYQVPLLTLIVLYLLHTTGELFLSPIGLSMVTKLSPKNIAGTAMGAWFLSFAIANYLGGKIAAITGGHAGEGTASAAEGLANYIEVFSTIGYVLLGLAVVIILLNKPIQKLMHGVK, encoded by the coding sequence ATGAATAATTTTGGAATAGCCAAAGGACACCCCAATGGGCTGATGACTCTCTTTTTTTCTGAGATGTGGGAACGCGTTTGCTACTATGGTATGCGTGTTTTATTGACGTTATATTTAGTCAAATCTTTGATGAAAGGCGATGCTGAAGCAGCTTTGATTTATGGAGCTTACACAGGTTTAGTTTATGCCGCACCTATTTTGGGAGGACAGATGGCCGATAAGTATTTAGGTTACAAAAACGCTGTTCTCTTGGGGGCTATTTTGATGGCTATTGGTGAATTTCTCATTTTAGGCGGAACAGAACATTTTCTACTAATTGGGATGGGCGCTTTGATTGTAGGTAACGGATACTTTAAAGCTAATATCTCTACCATTGTGGGCAAATTGTATGAAGATGATGACCCGAGGAGAGATTCGGGGTTTACTATCTTCTACATCGGCATCAATATCGGGGCGTTGATCGCTACAACTTTAATTGCCTATATTGGTGAGACTTATGGGTTTAAATACGGCTTTGCTTTAGCAGGTTTGGGGATGCTTTTGGGGCTATTTATTTTCTGGTCTGGGCGGAAAAGTTTTGCCGCGGCAGAGGGCTTAGAAATCACTCCCGAAGGGAAAGAAAAGCTTGGTGGAATATTAACTAAAGCACAATTGGTCGTTATCGCATCATTGCTACTAATTCCAGTTTGCTATTTCTTGATTTTACAAAACAGCTGGATGGATTACATCCTTATCTCGCTATTTATCTTGATTGTAATATCTATGGTAAGAGCTGGAATAAAAGCAGATGCAGAAAATAACGTTAAAATTTGGAAAGACCGAATGATTGCCTTGATTATTTTCATGGTCATCAATATCGCTTTTTGGGCGTGTTTTGAACAAGCAGGAACTTCTTTAACTTTATTTGCTGATAGAAATGTAGATAGAAATATTTTCGGTTGGGAAATGCCCGCTTCTATGACTCAATTTTTCAATCCATTTTTCATCATCACATTTGGTTCTATTTTTTCTGTAATGTGGGTAAAACTTTCAGAAATTGGGAGAAATCCAAGCATTCCATTGAAGTTTGCTTTTGGTGTCATTCAATTAGCATTAGGCTTCTTAGTCACCATCATAGGCTTGCAGTTTGTGAATAGTGATTACCAAGTGCCATTATTGACCTTGATTGTATTATATTTATTACACACAACAGGTGAATTGTTTTTATCACCGATTGGCTTATCTATGGTAACCAAGCTTTCACCTAAAAACATTGCGGGAACAGCTATGGGAGCGTGGTTTCTGAGTTTTGCCATTGCAAATTATTTAGGCGGTAAAATTGCTGCAATCACAGGCGGACATGCAGGGGAAGGAACAGCAAGTGCAGCAGAAGGCTTAGCAAATTACATAGAGGTTTTTTCAACCATTGGGTATGTACTTTTAGGGCTGGCAGTGGTAATTATTTTATTGAATAAGCCCATCCAAAAATTGATGCACGGAGTTAAATAG